Proteins encoded by one window of Vigna radiata var. radiata cultivar VC1973A chromosome 5, Vradiata_ver6, whole genome shotgun sequence:
- the LOC106762142 gene encoding pentatricopeptide repeat-containing protein At5g46680, producing MLPGLCNQRTHTHHSQSLSRLLKRNHAHFRPGDTKTMPSRSLPRSKLSTKLLNISISSLCKAKQISKAESVITDGIRIGVLPDAVTYNTLIDAYCRFASFDVAYSVLARMREAGIPPDVVSYNSLMSGAVRQCMLFESLDLFEEMQARGVTPDAWSHNIQMHCLFKLGKPYEAYRVFKKAVLCGEVHATTYNVMINGLCKNGYVSHALSLFRNLQRHGFLPQVLTYNALIDGLYKAKRWKDAQMVLKEFGESGYEPNAITYTTVMKWSFRRGFFEQGLEILLEMRNLGFTFDGFAYCTVIAAMIKTGRVREAEEIIDIMVSTGIRPDLVSYNTLINLYCRQGRVDDALKLLDEIEEEGLECDQYTHTIIVDGLCKAGKFDGAQRHLYYMNTLGFGYNLVAYNCMIDGLGKAGHIDHAVKLFEEMEVKDAFTYTILVHNLCRARRFLCASKVLVSCLKGGYQVLRATQRAVLDGLRDIGFTNEARKLRSRIRLARLMS from the coding sequence ATGCTTCCAGGTCTTTGTAACCAACGCACCCACACTCACCACTCCCAATCTCTCTCTCGTCTTCTGAAAAGAAACCACGCTCACTTCCGGCCAGGAGATACCAAAACGATGCCGTCGCGGTCTCTACCGCGGTCGAAACTATCAACCAAGCTCCTCAACATAAGCATATCCTCGCTGTGCAAAGCGAAGCAAATATCCAAAGCCGAATCCGTAATAACCGACGGCATAAGAATCGGCGTGCTCCCTGACGCGGTCACATACAACACCCTAATTGATGCCTACTGTCGTTTCGCCTCATTCGATGTCGCTTACTCCGTCCTTGCGCGAATGCGCGAAGCAGGGATTCCCCCCGACGTCGTTTCGTACAATTCGTTAATGTCCGGCGCCGTCAGGCAGTGTATGCTCTTCGAGTCCCTCGACCTGTTCGAAGAAATGCAGGCGCGTGGCGTAACCCCCGACGCGTGGAGCCACAACATCCAAATGCACTGTCTGTTCAAGCTCGGAAAGCCCTACGAGGCCTATCGCGTTTTCAAAAAAGCCGTTCTCTGCGGCGAGGTTCACGCCACCACTTACAACGTCATGATTAACGGTCTCTGCAAGAACGGTTACGTCTCCCACGCATTGAGCCTATTCAGGAACTTACAGAGGCACGGTTTCTTGCCTCAGGTTTTGACCTACAACGCGCTTATCGACGGGCTCTACAAGGCCAAGCGGTGGAAGGACGCGCAGATGGTGCTCAAGGAGTTTGGGGAGTCCGGTTACGAACCGAACGCGATTACCTACACCACCGTCATGAAGTGGAGCTTCCGGCGCGGTTTTTTCGAGCAAGGGTTAGAGATTTTGTTGGAGATGAGGAATTTAGGGTTCACGTTTGACGGATTCGCATACTGCACGGTGATTGCGGCGATGATCAAGACTGGCCGGGTGCGCGAGGCGGAGGAGATAATTGATATCATGGTGAGTACCGGCATCCGGCCAGATCTCGTGTCATATAACACTTTGATTAACCTTTATTGCAGGCAGGGGAGGGTGGATGATGCATTGAAGTTGTTGGATGAGATTGAGGAGGAGGGGTTGGAGTGTGATCAATACACGCATACTATTATTGTTGATGGACTTTGTAAAGCTGGTAAATTTGATGGTGCTCAGAGGCATTTGTATTATATGAATACATTAGGGTTTGGATATAATTTGGTTGCGtataattgtatgattgatgGCTTGGGGAAGGCTGGGCATATCGATCATGCTGTGAAGTTGTTTGAGGAGATGGAGGTAAAGGATGCGTTTACTTATACTATATTGGTGCACAATCTTTGCAGGGCGAGGAGGTTCCTTTGTGCCTCGAAGGTGCTGGTTTCGTGTTTGAAAGGTGGATACCAGGTGTTGAGGGCCACTCAGCGGGCGGTTCTTGATGGCCTCCGCGATATTGGGTTTACTAATGAAGCGAGGAAGCTTCGGTCGAGGATCAGATTGGCACGGCTTATGTCTTGA